GGCCGCCCCCCACATATATCGAACTCACCGATAATCGAACGACGATGCCGAAGCAAGGGACAAGTCGCAGGCCGGCCGGATGAACAGGTTCACAATGCCGTTATCGCAACTCTCGCCGGGAACCGGAGTTTCCTGCGCCCGTTGAGCGGGTGCGGCGGCTTCCCGCAGACCGGCTCACGACGAGACCCCCGGGACCGCCGCAGCCGGCGCCGGCTCGACTTCCGCCAGGAACAAGCCCCATTTCAATCCTGCATACTTCCTCATATCTGTTTTCTCCCGAAGCCGATCCATGCATCATGAACGCGATCCACATAATATCCCACATACAGGAAATCCACGTATCGAATTATCCCCGGTGCCCCCCGCTGTAACGCATTACCGTCATTTCAGTTCCCCAAGTGCAATCATCCCTCCGAATCCCTTCGATTTAGGCCAACCGTATTTCGGGCATTTGCCTCTTGCCCTGTCCGGAAACTTCCCTTATATTCAGCCTGTTCATGGGAGAAAGATGACCTGACCCCGGATAGTGACCTACAAACGAAAATCTCATTCGAGATTTACACCGGGGAGCCGCGCGGCGGGATTACGCCTGAGCGTGCCGGGGAGCGGGGCAGAGGCGCAAAGTCGGTCCGGGGAGGAACCCGATACCCGGAAGGTCCAGAATCGCGTTCTACGGCGTTTCATGATCGTCCAGATTCCGGCGATCCGGCGAAAATTGACGAATTCCGGCGCTGACGGCATCGCTGCGCGCGACGCGACTATACTTGCTACACGTCCGGTCATGCCTTGGAGTTCGTTCGCAGTCTGGTCACCCGGATCGGGCAGATATTGAGCGGCGTCAGAGGCTGTGCGCATCTTCAACCGCTTTCTCCCAACGCCGCTGGTCTTTGTCCGACATGGTGCGAAGCGGCAACGGGTAATCTTCCCCGTTGTCGGGTTTGAACCAGCGCCACGCGTGTATTCCGTCCGAAAAGACCTCAAGGACGCCGTGCTGACCGTCGCGAACTGACCGATAGGGAGGAACGATCAGCTTGCCCTCCACTTTCGGTCTCCCGTACGGGCTTACGATCTTTCCGATCCTTGCCATCAGTCATCCCCATCAGGGGCAGGAGCCGGATCGTTCCGGCGTGTGATGTAGTCCCGCAGGAACGCGAGTTGGCTGTCCATTCCGTCGAGACGTCCCCGCAGTTCCGCCAGACCGGTCTCCACCGCCCGAAGGCGCGCCTCAAGGCTGTCCATACGCGCAGAGAGATCGCGTCGCAGGTCGCGAATATCCGCCCGGAGCCACAGGAACAGAGCGACGATAAGGGCCGGCGTAATCCACGGGGCAAGATCTTTCAGCATGAAGGCTCCTTCGCTCATGACGGCGGCGCAGTCTCCCGTTCGAGACGGAACCGGACATCCTCCGAGCCCATGTTGTCAGCGGTGCGTTTCACGCCGGTTCCCTTGTTGGCAGGTATCCGCTTGCACCTCAGCATACCGGTCAATTCGTCGTCGGGGAAATCCCGAAGCCGGGTGACGATGCGCGGAAGCGAGCGCTATTGCAGCAGCCGGTTGATCCGGTCCTGCCAGATCCGGGTATGGATGACCCTGTGCCGATGCAGATCGCCCTCGAGGATTTCGGCCTTCGTCATTTGCGATACCCGACGCCAGTCCAGGTCGAAGATGTAGGTGGCGTTGTCGAGCATGGCGCTTTCCAGGACGGCAAGCCCCCTCGCCCTGAAAATGTATGCGACATAGGACCTGAAGCCGCGCTCTCCGATGTAGATTTCGTCCGGGGCGAAGGAGACAAGCGTCTCGTGCCGGAAGAGGACTGGGGCGGACGCCTCCGGGTCCCTGGATTCGAGCGTATTGGCGACATGTTGGCGGACCTGCTTCCACGGATACCGGCCCGGAGGCAACAGGGACCAGTTCACGTTGTGGGCCGCAGGCGGGGGTTCCGGGGCAACCGGCGGGAAGAGGCTGGCTTGTGGAGGTGCAGGTTCGGATCGTTCACCGCTCGGAGCCTCGCCGGCCGTGCGGACATATTCGAGCCAGGAAGGATCGGGCGTTTCGCCGGCGGTCCGCATAGTCTCCAGGATGAGGGACACGAGGCGCCGGCCCCGGTCCCGGCAGTCTGGTGACGGGCAGACGGCGACCAGTCCCCGGGGATAGCGGCCTTCGGCCGCGGCCTTGCCGTCATGGGCCTCGATCCGGAGCCAGCCGGGCTCGGCGTAGCAAGTGCGCCGGCAAAGAGAGCAGGACATGTGGCCGGAAACGGTCTGCCTTCCGAGGAGGGATTCGATCTCATGCAGGCCGCGGGGGCATTCCAGCTTGCGCACATACGCCAGCCCCGTGCCGCCGACGGTTCGTTCCATGCCCGGATTCCCTGCTCGCTACCGCCCCCGGACCTTCACCGCGCAGTCCATATATCCGCTCTCGGCTTTCTTCGCTCGTTGGAAACACTCCATCAGGGTCTCGCCGTAATAGTTCCAGAAATGATCCTTCCAGCCCAGTGTGGGGTCCGCCTGCGGCGCCACCTCCACGCGGCTCTGGAGCGCGACGCCGCCGGCGATTCCCAAGGCAAGCATCGCCGCCATGGCCACGACCGCCCTTGCCACACGCCGGCGTCCCCGCCTGCGATCGCCGGCAAGGACCGTCGTCGAGCCCGACAGCATTTCAATCTGCGGGCCCATCTTGTCGCTCCAGGCCTCGATCCTGTCCACGACGCCGCGCATCTCGTCCAAGTTCTTCGCCAGGCCGGCAACCGAGTCCTCGCTGAGCTGGTTCCCGTCCCTGCTCTCCTCCTCGACCCCGGCAGTCGTCCCCTTCCGTGCCTCCAGCTTCGGCTCATCCGACCCTTCGGCGCCGCCCGTCTCGGCCGTCTCGACTTTCCCGCTCGCCGGTCGGCCGGGCTCCGGATCGTCCCGAGCGGTCTCCGCCGGTTCCTTCTCCGCAGGGGTCTCTTCAGCCTTCTTTGACATCAGCGTCCTGCCGCCCTTGATGACCTTGCCAGCCGGTTCAGACACGGCTTTCCACGCCCTCTCCATCCTGCCCGGCCCGGAGCCGGCTGTTTCCTTTCCACCCGGCCCTTCCCGGCCTTGATCCCGCGCTTTGCTTTGATCGTCATCGACCTCGCCGTCACGATACTCGCCTGCGGTGTCAGCCTCGCCGTGCCCGTCGTCGCCTCTTCCCGGATCGGGCCCGCCCTGAGCCTCCACGCGAGGCATCCCGGGTTGCTCGGCGCGCCCGGCCGTCTCCGCAACCTCTCCGTAGGGGTCGACCGCTCCGGCCCCGGTCACCCTGTCAATCGCCCCGGCCAAAGCGCTGTCCGTCTGTTTGTCGTCGGCGTCCACTCCGGGAACGGCCTCCGGGTCCCGGCCCGCGTCCGGGCCTTGTCCCATTTCGTCCAAGTCACCCAGGCCCTCGTCTGGATCCCACGGTTCTTCCATGCCTGCCGGCTGTATCTCACCCGTTTCCGGATCGACTATCTCGCCGGTCGACGTCACAGGCGCCAAGACCGTTTCGGCCCCGGCGCCCGTCCTCGGCTCCTCTTCCACCGCTGCGTCATTCGGGGCCGGTTCCGCC
The genomic region above belongs to Gemmatimonadota bacterium and contains:
- a CDS encoding integrase arm-type DNA-binding domain-containing protein — translated: MSTKFLFDQASVDALEKREKEWVAWDEGLAGFGVRILASGTKSWIVSEKTRREDGKVRSRRIGIGRLPEMSLEEARTKAREILGEAGGDGVDKAGGESSPAEGAAIPASQVDGQAVEEGGLAPDGGDRATPVSPAAETTAAPDRPAEPAPNDAAVEEEPRTGAGAETVLAPVTSTGEIVDPETGEIQPAGMEEPWDPDEGLGDLDEMGQGPDAGRDPEAVPGVDADDKQTDSALAGAIDRVTGAGAVDPYGEVAETAGRAEQPGMPRVEAQGGPDPGRGDDGHGEADTAGEYRDGEVDDDQSKARDQGREGPGGKETAGSGPGRMERAWKAVSEPAGKVIKGGRTLMSKKAEETPAEKEPAETARDDPEPGRPASGKVETAETGGAEGSDEPKLEARKGTTAGVEEESRDGNQLSEDSVAGLAKNLDEMRGVVDRIEAWSDKMGPQIEMLSGSTTVLAGDRRRGRRRVARAVVAMAAMLALGIAGGVALQSRVEVAPQADPTLGWKDHFWNYYGETLMECFQRAKKAESGYMDCAVKVRGR